One genomic window of Marinobacter adhaerens HP15 includes the following:
- the trpB gene encoding tryptophan synthase subunit beta has translation MTEEMLSALPDARGHFGAFGGRFVSETLMDSLMTLEKEYARLKKDPEFQARFDKELADYVGRPTPLYFAERLSRETGGAQIWLKREDLCHTGAHKVNNTIGQALLASFLGKKRIIAETGAGQHGVATATVCARLGLECHVFMGAEDVQRQSLNVFRMKLLGATVHAVQGGTKTLKDAMNDAMRDWVAHVDDTFYIIGTVAGPHPYPLLVRDFQSVIGRETRRQALEKTGKLPDALVACVGGGSNAIGMFYPFLSDESVQLYGVEAGGLGIDTGKHAAPLCAGRPGVLHGNRTYLMEDENGQIAGTHSVSAGLDYPGVGPEHSWLKDIGRANYVSVTDDEAMEGFRKLTRVEGIMPALETAHAVAYAIKLAATMDKDQTVVINVSGRGDKDINTVAKLEGIEI, from the coding sequence CTGACTGAAGAAATGCTGAGCGCACTGCCGGACGCGCGGGGTCACTTCGGCGCCTTTGGTGGGCGATTTGTTTCCGAGACTCTGATGGATTCCCTGATGACGCTCGAGAAAGAATACGCCCGCCTGAAGAAGGATCCGGAATTCCAGGCGCGGTTCGACAAGGAACTGGCGGACTATGTTGGCCGGCCAACCCCTCTGTATTTCGCCGAGCGTCTCAGCCGTGAAACCGGCGGCGCCCAGATCTGGCTCAAGCGTGAAGATCTTTGTCACACCGGTGCCCATAAGGTGAACAACACGATCGGCCAGGCGCTGCTTGCCAGTTTCCTCGGTAAAAAGCGGATCATTGCCGAAACCGGTGCGGGTCAGCACGGTGTTGCCACTGCCACTGTTTGCGCGCGTCTGGGTCTTGAATGCCATGTGTTCATGGGCGCGGAGGATGTCCAGCGACAGTCTCTGAACGTGTTCCGGATGAAGCTTCTGGGCGCGACGGTACATGCCGTTCAGGGTGGCACCAAAACCCTAAAGGATGCCATGAACGATGCGATGCGTGACTGGGTGGCTCACGTGGACGACACTTTCTATATCATTGGTACCGTTGCGGGGCCGCATCCATATCCGCTGCTGGTCCGGGATTTCCAGTCGGTAATCGGTCGTGAAACCCGTCGTCAGGCGCTGGAGAAAACCGGCAAATTGCCGGATGCCCTGGTTGCTTGTGTGGGTGGTGGTTCCAACGCCATTGGCATGTTCTATCCGTTCCTTTCTGACGAATCGGTACAGCTTTACGGTGTCGAGGCTGGCGGCCTGGGCATTGATACTGGCAAACACGCGGCACCACTCTGTGCCGGTCGTCCTGGCGTGCTTCACGGTAACCGCACCTACCTGATGGAGGACGAAAATGGCCAGATCGCAGGGACGCATTCGGTGAGTGCCGGCCTGGACTATCCAGGGGTGGGTCCAGAGCACAGCTGGTTGAAGGACATTGGCCGTGCCAATTATGTGTCCGTTACCGATGACGAAGCGATGGAAGGGTTCCGGAAATTGACCCGCGTCGAGGGCATTATGCCCGCGCTGGAAACGGCTCACGCTGTCGCTTATGCCATCAAACTGGCGGCGACCATGGACAAAGACCAGACCGTTGTCATTAACGTTTCCGGGCGTGGCGACAAGGACATTAACACGGTTGCCAAGCTTGAAGGCATCGAGATCTGA
- the leuD gene encoding 3-isopropylmalate dehydratase small subunit — translation MRALKQHQGVVAPMDRSNVDTDMIIPKQFLKSIKRTGFGPNLFDELRYMDEGKPDQDCSTRPINPDFVLNQDRYKNASVLLARRNFGCGSSREHAPWALEDFGFRVIIAPSFADIFYNNCFKNGLLPIVLPEEIVDRLFREVEQSEGYQLAVDLEARTVTTPSGETFTFEVDDFRRHCLLNGLDDIGVTLEDAELIRSYEESRRKTAPWLFGAGG, via the coding sequence ATGCGCGCATTGAAGCAACACCAGGGCGTTGTCGCCCCCATGGACCGTTCCAACGTGGATACGGACATGATCATTCCCAAGCAGTTTCTGAAGTCCATCAAGCGCACGGGTTTCGGCCCGAACCTGTTTGATGAGTTGCGGTATATGGATGAAGGCAAACCGGATCAGGATTGTTCCACCCGTCCGATTAATCCGGATTTTGTCCTGAATCAGGACCGCTACAAGAACGCCAGTGTATTGTTGGCGCGACGTAACTTTGGCTGTGGTTCAAGCCGGGAGCACGCACCCTGGGCTCTGGAGGATTTCGGGTTCCGGGTGATTATTGCTCCGAGTTTTGCGGATATTTTCTATAATAACTGCTTTAAGAATGGGTTGTTACCCATTGTTCTTCCAGAGGAAATTGTCGATCGTTTATTCCGGGAAGTGGAGCAGAGTGAAGGCTATCAGTTGGCAGTCGACCTGGAAGCCAGGACTGTAACTACCCCATCCGGCGAAACCTTTACCTTTGAGGTGGATGATTTCCGTCGTCATTGCCTGCTGAACGGCCTGGATGATATTGGCGTGACGCTGGAAGACGCTGAGCTGATCCGGTCTTACGAAGAAAGCCGCCGTAAAACTGCGCCCTGGCTGTTTGGTGCCGGGGGTTGA
- the leuB gene encoding 3-isopropylmalate dehydrogenase yields the protein MPRTILMLPGDGIGPEIVAEAEKVLNKINDQFNLGLSFESGLVGGAAIDETDTPLPDETLEKATRADAILLGAVGGPQWDSLPMAKRPEKGLLGLRSNLELFANLRPAILYPQLASASSLKPEVVSGLDIMIVRELTGGIYFGQPRGVRELESGERQGYNTYAYTESEIRRIGRVAFEAAQQRGKKLCSVDKANVLEVTVLWREIMNDLRREYPDVELSHMYVDNAAMQLVRAPKQFDVIVTGNMFGDILSDEAAMLTGSIGMLPSASLNSEKQGMYEPCHGSAPDIAGQGIANPLATILSAAMMLRYSLNEEKAAEAIEAAVSKVLDQGLRTADIMSEGAKKVSTREMGEAVLAAL from the coding sequence ATGCCCAGAACTATCCTGATGCTTCCCGGCGACGGTATCGGTCCGGAAATTGTCGCTGAAGCGGAAAAAGTGCTCAACAAGATCAATGATCAGTTCAATCTCGGCCTGAGCTTCGAGTCCGGCCTCGTGGGCGGTGCGGCGATTGATGAAACCGACACACCGCTGCCGGATGAAACCCTCGAAAAGGCCACCAGAGCCGACGCGATCCTTCTGGGTGCCGTGGGCGGTCCTCAGTGGGACAGTCTGCCCATGGCTAAGCGCCCGGAGAAGGGGTTGCTGGGGTTGCGCTCTAACCTGGAGCTGTTCGCCAACCTGCGCCCGGCAATCCTTTATCCTCAACTGGCCTCCGCCTCTTCTCTGAAGCCGGAAGTTGTTTCCGGGCTGGATATCATGATTGTCCGTGAACTGACTGGTGGCATCTATTTTGGTCAGCCGCGCGGTGTGCGCGAACTGGAGAGCGGAGAGCGCCAGGGTTACAACACCTACGCCTACACAGAATCGGAAATTCGTCGTATCGGGCGGGTGGCTTTTGAAGCCGCGCAGCAGCGGGGCAAGAAGCTGTGCTCCGTGGACAAGGCCAACGTGCTGGAAGTGACTGTTCTATGGCGGGAAATCATGAACGATCTCCGCCGGGAATATCCGGACGTGGAGCTGTCTCATATGTACGTGGACAATGCCGCCATGCAGCTGGTCCGTGCACCCAAGCAGTTTGACGTGATTGTGACTGGCAACATGTTTGGTGATATTCTTTCGGACGAAGCGGCTATGCTCACCGGCTCGATCGGTATGTTGCCATCGGCGTCGCTGAACTCCGAAAAGCAGGGCATGTATGAGCCCTGCCACGGGTCTGCGCCGGATATTGCCGGGCAGGGCATTGCCAATCCGCTGGCCACCATCCTCAGTGCTGCCATGATGCTGCGGTACAGTCTGAATGAGGAAAAAGCTGCTGAAGCCATTGAAGCGGCGGTCAGCAAGGTCCTGGATCAGGGTCTGCGAACAGCGGACATCATGTCTGAGGGCGCAAAGAAAGTGTCCACCCGGGAAATGGGGGAGGCGGTTCTGGCTGCACTGTAA
- the asd gene encoding aspartate-semialdehyde dehydrogenase — protein MKRVGLVGWRGMVGSVLMQRMREENDFADIEPVFFTTSQAGKPAPDVGKDDVPPLQDAFDVEILKTMDVIVTCQGGDYTGAVYQKLRDAGWEGYWIDAASTLRMVDHSVIVLDPVNRNVIDAALEKGVKDYIGGNCTVSLMMLALGGLLEQDLIEWVSPMTYQAASGSGAQNMRELLNQMGELNKSVKSELDDPSSAILEIDRKVTETMRSDGFPTEHFQVPLAGSLIPFIDKQLDNGMSKEEWKAGVETNKILGRSDNPIPIDGICVRIGAMRSHSQALTIKLKKDLPVSEIESILAKANDWVKVIPNDRDATIEELTPAKVTGTLSVPVGRIRKLTMGPEYISAFTVGDQLLWGAAEPLRRMLRILQER, from the coding sequence ATGAAGCGAGTTGGACTTGTAGGTTGGCGTGGCATGGTGGGCTCGGTCCTCATGCAACGCATGCGTGAAGAAAACGATTTCGCCGATATCGAACCGGTGTTTTTCACCACATCCCAGGCTGGCAAGCCTGCGCCGGACGTGGGAAAAGACGACGTTCCTCCTCTGCAGGACGCGTTTGACGTCGAGATTCTGAAAACCATGGATGTCATCGTGACCTGTCAGGGTGGCGACTACACCGGCGCGGTTTATCAGAAGCTCCGTGACGCGGGCTGGGAAGGTTACTGGATTGATGCAGCCTCCACCCTGCGGATGGTCGACCACTCGGTGATTGTTCTGGATCCGGTCAACCGAAACGTGATTGACGCCGCGCTTGAGAAAGGCGTCAAGGACTACATCGGTGGTAACTGCACCGTGAGCCTGATGATGCTGGCTTTGGGTGGCCTGCTTGAGCAGGATCTGATCGAGTGGGTGTCGCCCATGACCTATCAGGCGGCTTCCGGTTCTGGCGCTCAGAACATGCGCGAGCTGTTGAACCAGATGGGCGAGCTCAACAAGAGCGTCAAGTCTGAGCTGGACGATCCTTCCTCCGCGATTCTGGAGATTGACCGCAAGGTAACCGAAACCATGCGTTCGGACGGCTTCCCGACCGAGCACTTCCAGGTGCCCCTGGCCGGCAGTCTTATCCCGTTCATCGACAAGCAGCTCGACAACGGCATGAGCAAGGAAGAGTGGAAGGCGGGGGTCGAGACCAACAAAATTCTCGGGCGCTCCGATAACCCGATTCCCATCGACGGCATCTGTGTGCGGATTGGCGCAATGCGCTCCCACAGTCAGGCGCTGACTATCAAGCTGAAGAAGGATCTCCCGGTTTCTGAAATCGAGTCGATCCTTGCGAAAGCGAATGACTGGGTAAAAGTGATTCCCAATGATCGTGATGCGACCATTGAGGAACTTACTCCAGCGAAGGTGACCGGTACCTTGAGCGTTCCTGTCGGCCGTATCCGCAAGCTGACCATGGGGCCGGAATACATTTCCGCGTTTACGGTGGGTGATCAGCTCCTGTGGGGTGCCGCTGAGCCGCTGCGCCGTATGCTCCGGATCCTTCAGGAGCGTTAA
- the truA gene encoding tRNA pseudouridine(38-40) synthase TruA yields MFLKTQQLSTDNAVGAGRVALAFEYDGRGFHGWQLQKSGVRSVEAELTAAVAKVANHAVDLVCAGRTDAGVHASYQIAHFDTPSVRNLRSWVMGINTALPDDISVHWAGNGVGDFHARFSATYRRYRYIIYNHPVRPGIQRGQVSWTFRPLDADRMHRAAQALAGEHDFSSFRAAGCQSRTPIRFLERISVTRKRDFVVIDVQANAFLHHMVRNIAGALMAVGSGKQRPEWIHEILVARDRTAAGVTAPPHGLYLVDVGYPEEFGIPAVECGPGFLRPWFTREENSPFTPTHIHVKQRVPSQ; encoded by the coding sequence TTGTTTCTCAAGACTCAGCAGCTCTCCACCGATAACGCCGTAGGCGCGGGCCGCGTCGCACTTGCCTTCGAATATGATGGGCGTGGGTTTCACGGCTGGCAGCTCCAGAAATCCGGTGTTCGATCGGTGGAAGCGGAACTGACGGCAGCGGTGGCAAAGGTTGCGAACCATGCAGTTGATCTGGTGTGTGCGGGCCGTACCGATGCCGGGGTGCACGCCAGCTATCAAATCGCTCATTTTGACACTCCGTCTGTCCGTAACCTGCGCTCCTGGGTTATGGGTATAAACACGGCGCTGCCCGATGACATTTCCGTGCACTGGGCCGGAAACGGAGTCGGTGATTTCCACGCTCGATTTTCCGCGACCTATCGGCGTTACCGTTACATCATCTACAACCATCCAGTGCGTCCGGGTATACAGCGGGGCCAGGTAAGCTGGACCTTCCGCCCACTGGACGCAGATCGTATGCACAGGGCCGCCCAGGCATTGGCGGGAGAGCATGACTTTTCCTCTTTCCGTGCGGCCGGATGCCAGTCTCGAACACCGATTCGGTTTCTGGAACGTATTTCGGTAACCCGGAAACGGGATTTTGTCGTAATAGACGTGCAGGCCAACGCGTTTTTGCACCACATGGTCCGGAATATCGCCGGTGCCCTGATGGCGGTTGGTTCGGGAAAGCAGCGACCGGAGTGGATTCATGAGATACTGGTCGCCAGAGATCGGACAGCTGCAGGTGTAACAGCGCCTCCCCATGGTCTGTATCTGGTCGATGTGGGGTACCCGGAGGAATTCGGGATTCCCGCTGTCGAGTGCGGCCCGGGCTTTCTGCGGCCCTGGTTCACTCGGGAAGAAAACAGTCCGTTCACCCCAACACACATCCATGTCAAACAGCGGGTTCCGAGCCAATGA
- a CDS encoding FimV/HubP family polar landmark protein gives MKVRKLAVALALAGGLGSGVAQALGLGEIELQSYLNEPLDAEIVLPQSRGVNPADVFVNIASEQAYERVGLDRNQFLSKLRFQVVTGNDGSLIVNVSSREPLREPYLNFLLELTWPNGRLMREYAVLVDPPVYAEESGVQEQVSTPTVSTSQTTSQPTTTRSAESVRRQAQAERSLGSGYQADTFGPTGASDTLWTIASQVRPDNSVSMQQVMLAIQDLNPNAFIGNNINRLKRGEVLRVPSLDQIQSRTRAEATRVVAQQNQEFQTPQRTVDATAEQQAASAPQQQAGAGGDELKLVVSEDAGSEASESGSAGGDSELPGGVDAGTAVAMEELESARRENDELNSRVEDLQDQVQTLQRLLELKNTQLAEMQQTAGDETAEQTAPVESPAADVGAEESVAMDEAVEGDTAPVDSDMMDGEAEDAEAAGESGDMAESEAMVDETDEMAGSDQSSDDQMGADSGDASEQAEMSGADEPAVEATDDAVEETAAAEPAPTQTEQSAEPAPKPAQQAPAADKGFPGNVIDAITGNPMYQIALGGGLIVLLLLLLLLARRNANREKAFYEQLNNETDEETDSFDLSLDEEDQQSAAGDALAEADSYIAYGQHDRAAQALETAISREPSRTDLRLKLLGVYADTQDRDSFEKQFGEVEALDDEEALTTANELRARLEEAESMPSIDDLESQLRSDSFATSYDSDETGDESIEKQDKPESEELLADQFDAEKEEPAENEFGDFDSELSEADLSDFELDELDESEASKEDASGEGKEESRDDMIEYDLSGLELESDEEKPSTEDTSELEESTDWDLSSEFEEDTDKPSGAEQGLDDSDDDLSLNLEEGDLDEGDLTEELPDERPKTTSEEGTEQSADTDGESDIDSLDESFLDELDAELDKVAGEEDELGGSEMEESSLDDLELDVSDEDLALMEEFSDSADSANPEESEEASLDEELGLEDTLGEGDAEEADPEQTVEDAEDLEQLGVTDELEDSETSESDLDLPVASDEVSDESRKSQVADIDESELGDEDDFDFLAGTDEAATKLDLARAYIEMGDTDGARDILEEVSLEGNEDQKAEAQDLLKNLS, from the coding sequence ATGAAGGTACGCAAGCTTGCGGTTGCCCTGGCTCTGGCGGGAGGGCTCGGATCCGGCGTCGCACAGGCCCTGGGGCTGGGTGAAATAGAACTTCAGTCCTATCTGAACGAGCCACTGGACGCAGAGATTGTTCTGCCCCAAAGCCGTGGCGTCAATCCAGCGGACGTGTTCGTCAATATTGCCTCGGAACAGGCATATGAGCGGGTGGGGCTGGATCGCAACCAGTTTCTCAGTAAACTCAGGTTCCAGGTGGTCACCGGCAATGATGGCAGTCTCATTGTCAATGTGTCCTCCCGTGAACCTCTGAGGGAACCGTACCTCAACTTCCTGCTTGAGTTGACCTGGCCAAACGGCCGGTTAATGCGGGAATACGCCGTTCTGGTGGATCCACCTGTATACGCGGAAGAGTCCGGCGTGCAGGAACAGGTCAGCACTCCAACAGTCTCCACGTCCCAGACAACCAGCCAGCCGACGACCACTCGCAGTGCCGAATCAGTTCGTCGCCAGGCTCAGGCCGAGCGGTCGCTGGGTTCCGGATATCAGGCTGATACATTCGGGCCCACCGGAGCTTCAGACACATTGTGGACCATCGCGTCTCAAGTGCGTCCAGACAACAGTGTCTCTATGCAGCAGGTCATGCTGGCAATCCAGGACCTGAACCCGAACGCATTCATTGGCAATAACATCAATCGACTGAAGCGCGGTGAAGTGCTGCGTGTCCCGTCTCTGGACCAGATCCAGAGTCGAACTCGCGCTGAAGCTACTCGCGTGGTTGCCCAGCAGAATCAGGAATTCCAGACGCCCCAGCGCACAGTCGATGCAACCGCCGAGCAGCAGGCAGCGTCCGCGCCCCAACAGCAGGCTGGCGCCGGAGGTGATGAGCTCAAACTCGTGGTGTCCGAGGACGCCGGCAGTGAGGCCAGCGAAAGTGGCTCCGCGGGCGGTGACAGCGAACTGCCGGGCGGCGTTGATGCCGGCACAGCGGTCGCGATGGAAGAGCTCGAAAGCGCTCGCCGGGAGAACGATGAGCTGAACAGTCGTGTTGAGGACCTGCAGGACCAGGTGCAGACTCTGCAGCGCCTGCTTGAGCTCAAGAATACCCAGCTTGCTGAAATGCAGCAGACTGCCGGTGATGAAACGGCGGAGCAGACCGCACCCGTTGAAAGTCCGGCTGCCGATGTTGGAGCAGAGGAATCTGTCGCCATGGACGAGGCCGTTGAAGGTGATACGGCACCCGTCGATTCGGACATGATGGACGGTGAAGCTGAGGATGCGGAAGCTGCGGGTGAATCAGGCGACATGGCCGAGTCCGAGGCTATGGTCGATGAAACTGACGAAATGGCCGGTTCCGATCAGTCATCCGATGATCAGATGGGTGCCGATTCCGGTGACGCATCAGAACAGGCTGAAATGTCTGGAGCGGACGAGCCGGCGGTTGAGGCTACCGATGATGCGGTTGAAGAAACTGCGGCGGCGGAGCCAGCCCCGACACAAACAGAGCAATCTGCAGAGCCTGCGCCCAAGCCTGCTCAACAGGCTCCGGCTGCCGATAAAGGTTTCCCCGGTAACGTTATTGATGCCATAACTGGTAATCCGATGTATCAGATTGCCCTTGGTGGCGGTCTGATCGTTCTGCTGTTGCTTCTCCTGCTGCTTGCCCGCCGCAATGCAAACCGGGAAAAGGCGTTTTACGAACAGCTGAACAATGAAACCGACGAAGAAACGGATTCCTTCGATCTGAGCCTGGATGAAGAGGATCAGCAATCTGCGGCTGGCGACGCCCTGGCCGAGGCTGACTCTTACATTGCCTATGGTCAACATGATCGGGCTGCCCAAGCTCTGGAAACCGCAATTTCCCGTGAGCCCAGTCGCACCGATCTGCGCTTGAAGCTGCTCGGTGTCTACGCAGATACCCAGGATCGCGACTCTTTCGAAAAACAATTCGGAGAGGTCGAGGCTCTGGACGATGAAGAAGCGCTGACCACTGCGAACGAGCTGCGCGCGCGGCTGGAAGAGGCGGAGTCGATGCCCAGCATCGATGACCTTGAATCTCAGTTACGTTCCGATTCGTTCGCTACGTCCTATGATTCTGACGAAACCGGTGATGAGTCCATTGAGAAGCAGGACAAGCCTGAATCTGAAGAACTTCTCGCCGATCAGTTTGATGCTGAGAAAGAAGAGCCGGCCGAGAACGAGTTTGGCGACTTTGATTCGGAACTTTCAGAGGCTGACCTGTCTGATTTCGAGCTTGATGAGCTTGACGAATCCGAGGCCAGCAAGGAGGACGCATCCGGCGAGGGCAAAGAAGAAAGCCGTGACGATATGATCGAATACGATCTCTCGGGCCTGGAGCTGGAATCGGACGAAGAAAAGCCTTCGACCGAAGACACCTCCGAGCTTGAGGAGTCCACAGACTGGGATCTGTCTTCGGAATTCGAAGAGGACACTGACAAGCCATCCGGCGCAGAGCAGGGGCTCGACGATTCTGATGACGACCTGAGCCTTAATCTGGAAGAGGGTGATCTGGACGAAGGAGACCTGACGGAGGAGCTGCCAGACGAAAGGCCTAAAACTACATCCGAGGAAGGTACTGAGCAGAGTGCTGATACTGACGGCGAATCGGATATTGATTCGCTGGACGAGTCATTCCTGGATGAGCTCGATGCTGAACTGGACAAGGTAGCCGGTGAAGAAGACGAGCTTGGTGGCAGTGAGATGGAAGAATCTTCGCTGGATGACCTGGAACTGGACGTCTCCGATGAAGACCTGGCCCTGATGGAAGAGTTTTCCGATTCTGCCGATTCAGCCAACCCCGAGGAGAGCGAAGAGGCGTCACTCGATGAAGAGCTTGGTCTTGAGGACACACTCGGTGAGGGCGATGCGGAGGAAGCGGATCCTGAACAGACGGTTGAAGATGCCGAGGATCTCGAGCAACTGGGTGTAACCGATGAGCTCGAAGACTCGGAGACATCTGAAAGTGATCTTGATCTCCCGGTCGCGTCTGATGAAGTTTCCGATGAGTCGCGCAAATCGCAGGTTGCGGACATCGATGAAAGCGAACTCGGTGACGAGGACGATTTCGACTTCCTGGCCGGAACCGATGAGGCCGCTACCAAACTGGATCTGGCGCGGGCGTACATCGAGATGGGTGACACCGACGGAGCTCGCGACATCCTGGAAGAAGTCTCCCTTGAAGGAAACGAAGACCAGAAAGCAGAGGCGCAAGACCTCCTTAAAAATCTGTCCTGA
- a CDS encoding phosphoribosylanthranilate isomerase produces MSARVKICGLTRPEDIDGAVQFGADALGLVFYEPSPRSVSLDQAAELAKRVPAFMSVVGLFVNPSRQEVEAVLERVPLDLLQFHGDESADFCASFGRRWIKAIRVREAGQIEAAFEEFHNASGLLVDAWDPDRYGGTGKSFNWDLIPDYRPLPIILAGGLSSDNVFAAVKQVKPWAVDVSGGVEQDKGIKDIQKISHFIKEVHRVCKTD; encoded by the coding sequence ATGAGCGCAAGGGTCAAAATTTGCGGCCTTACCCGCCCCGAGGATATCGACGGGGCTGTTCAATTCGGCGCCGACGCCCTGGGTCTGGTTTTTTATGAGCCGAGTCCCCGGTCAGTGTCATTGGATCAGGCCGCCGAGTTGGCAAAGCGTGTTCCGGCGTTCATGTCGGTGGTCGGATTATTTGTTAATCCATCCAGGCAGGAAGTCGAGGCGGTTCTCGAGCGGGTGCCACTGGATTTGCTGCAGTTTCATGGCGACGAATCGGCGGATTTCTGTGCCAGTTTTGGTCGACGCTGGATCAAGGCCATCAGGGTCCGAGAGGCGGGGCAGATTGAAGCTGCCTTCGAGGAGTTTCACAATGCCTCCGGCCTGCTGGTCGACGCCTGGGATCCAGACCGGTATGGAGGCACAGGAAAATCGTTTAACTGGGATCTGATCCCTGACTACCGGCCGCTTCCGATCATATTGGCCGGGGGTTTGTCATCTGATAACGTATTTGCCGCTGTGAAACAGGTGAAACCCTGGGCTGTAGATGTCAGTGGCGGTGTTGAACAGGACAAAGGCATCAAGGATATCCAGAAAATTTCTCATTTTATTAAAGAGGTTCACCGTGTCTGTAAAACTGACTGA